A single genomic interval of Zonotrichia albicollis isolate bZonAlb1 chromosome 33, bZonAlb1.hap1, whole genome shotgun sequence harbors:
- the LOC141726165 gene encoding olfactory receptor 14A16-like: MSNSSSIRHFLLLALADTRQLQLLHFCLLLGISLAALLGNGLIISAVACSHHLHTPMFFFLLNLALTDLGSICTTVPKAMLNSLWDTRTISYKGCAAQLFFFVFCANTEYFFLTIMCYDRYVSICKPLHYGTLLGSRACAHMAAAAWASGFLYSLMHTANTFSLPLCHGNTLGQFFCEIPQILKLSCSKFYLRELGLLAVCACFEFGCFVFIVFSYVQIFRAVLRIPSEQGRHKAFSTCLPHLAVVSLFLSTAMFSYLKPASISSPSLDVAVTVLYSVVPPALNPLIYSLRNQELKAAVRRLMTGCFQEH, encoded by the coding sequence atgtccaacagcagctccatcaggcacttcctcctgctggcattggcagacacgcggcagctgcagctcctgcacttctgcctcttgctgggcatctccctggctgccctcttgggcaacggcctcatcatcagcgccgtagcctgcagccaccacctgcacacacccatgttcttcttcctgctcaacctggccctcactgacctgggctccatctgcaccactgtgcCCAAAGCCATGctcaattccctctgggacaccaggaccatctcctacaaaggatgtgctgcacagctctttttttttgttttctgcgcGAATACAGAGTATTTtttcctgaccatcatgtgctacgaccgctatgtgtccatctgcaaacccctgcactacgggaccctcctgggcagcagagcttgtgcccacatggcagcagctgcctgggccagtggctttctctattcactgatgcacacagccaatacattttccctgcccctgtgccatggcaatactctgggccagttcttctgtgaaatccctcagatcctcaagctctcctgctccaagtTCTATCTCAGGGAACTGGGGCTTCTTGCAGTGTGTGCCTGTTTTgaatttggctgttttgtgttcattgttttctcctatgtgcagatcttcagggctgtgctgaggatcccctctgagcagggacggcacaaagccttttccacctgcctccctcacctagCTGTGGTctctctgttcctcagcactgcaaTGTTTTCCTATCTGAAGCCagcctccatctcctccccatccctggatgtggcagtgacagttctgtactcagtggtgcctccagccctgaaccctctcatctacagcctgagaaaccaggagctcaaggctgcagtgaggagactgatgactggatgctttcaggaacattaa